Proteins from one Bifidobacterium sp. ESL0732 genomic window:
- a CDS encoding glutamate ABC transporter substrate-binding protein — MKPSSKYIARIWRRVLAAFCALACVFTVAACGSGNEAGKIRIGIKFDQPGVGFKKSGTYVGFDVDVARYIARKLGYSDDEIIWKEAPSKQREAMLQNGDVDMVIASYSITDERKKAVTFAGPYFVAGQDLMVRKDDHEITGPDSLNGKRLCSVTGSTSAEVVKKKFSSEVQLMEQPGYAECATALFSGIVDAVTTDDIILAGLASNARGKLRLIGKPFTQEYYGVGVKKGDVKFARKIDKAITQMENDGSWKRAITENTRGVKYKPNMKYNPPKADLGETGAAK; from the coding sequence ATGAAACCATCATCCAAATATATTGCGCGCATCTGGCGAAGGGTCCTTGCGGCCTTCTGCGCTCTGGCTTGCGTGTTTACCGTGGCCGCATGCGGCTCGGGCAACGAGGCGGGCAAGATTCGCATCGGCATCAAATTCGACCAGCCCGGTGTCGGCTTCAAGAAATCCGGCACCTACGTTGGTTTCGACGTCGATGTGGCGCGTTACATTGCTCGGAAACTCGGCTATTCCGATGACGAAATCATCTGGAAGGAAGCGCCGAGCAAGCAGCGTGAGGCGATGCTGCAGAATGGTGACGTTGACATGGTCATCGCCAGCTATTCCATCACTGACGAGCGCAAGAAGGCTGTCACGTTCGCCGGCCCGTATTTCGTGGCCGGCCAGGATCTGATGGTACGCAAGGACGACCATGAGATCACGGGGCCCGACAGCCTCAACGGCAAGCGTCTTTGCTCGGTGACCGGTTCCACCTCGGCCGAAGTGGTCAAGAAGAAATTCTCGTCCGAAGTACAGCTGATGGAGCAGCCCGGTTATGCGGAATGTGCGACGGCACTGTTCAGTGGCATCGTGGACGCGGTGACCACGGATGACATCATCCTTGCCGGACTCGCTTCCAATGCACGCGGCAAACTCAGGCTCATCGGCAAGCCGTTCACTCAGGAATATTACGGTGTTGGAGTTAAAAAGGGCGATGTCAAGTTTGCCCGGAAAATCGACAAAGCCATCACACAAATGGAAAACGACGGTTCGTGGAAACGTGCCATCACCGAGAACACTCGTGGGGTCAAATACAAGCCGAATATGAAATACAATCCGCCGAAAGCGGATCTCGGCGAGACGGGAGCGGCGAAATGA
- the aspS gene encoding aspartate--tRNA ligase, which produces MSQTAYRTHHATEVTEELIGQKVTLAGWVDRRRDHGGVAFIDLRDSTGLVQIVIYDEEIARPLRSEFVIQVVGEVRERPDGNENEHLSTGKVEVVVESLKVLAKSDALPFQVSTALENEAENKLPGEDIRLKYRYLDLRRPSMQRNLKLRSDMTRAARHALEDMDFTEVETPTFIKSTPEGARDFVVPARLVPGSWYALPQSPQLLKQLLMVGGVERYFQLARCYRDEDFRADRQPEFTQLDMEMSYVDQEDVMAMAEKVIAAIWKTQGYDIKLPIDRITWQDAMDKYGSDKPDLRFGNPIVELTDYFKNTPFRVFQAPYVGAVVFPNGADTPRRQFDAWQEWARQRGAKGLAYVQFTGDGTLKGPVAKNLSDEERNGLKEAVGAKDGDAVFFAAGPRESSQLLLGAARVEIARRAGLLDPKKFAFTWVVDFPLFKRADDPDDDDVAVGNSKWTSMHHPFTMPSADWIDKFDKDPEHAMSDSYDIVCNGEEMGGGSVRIHRNDIQERVLDVLGIGEEEAQEKFGFLLEAFKYGAPPHAGIALGWDRTVSILAGCDTIRDVIAFPKAGGGRDPLTGAPAPISDAQRAETGVDYDPEEDEN; this is translated from the coding sequence ATGAGCCAGACGGCTTATAGAACACACCATGCCACTGAAGTGACCGAGGAATTGATTGGTCAGAAAGTAACCCTTGCGGGCTGGGTCGACCGCAGACGTGACCACGGTGGCGTCGCCTTCATCGATTTGCGTGACAGCACTGGCTTGGTGCAGATTGTCATCTATGACGAGGAAATCGCCCGTCCGCTGCGTAGCGAATTCGTCATCCAGGTTGTAGGCGAGGTGCGAGAACGCCCTGACGGCAACGAGAACGAGCATCTTTCCACCGGCAAGGTGGAGGTGGTCGTGGAGAGCCTCAAGGTGCTGGCCAAGTCCGATGCTTTGCCATTCCAGGTTTCCACCGCCCTCGAAAATGAGGCGGAGAACAAGCTGCCCGGTGAGGACATCAGACTCAAGTACCGTTATCTCGATCTTCGTCGTCCTTCCATGCAGCGCAACCTGAAGCTTCGCAGCGACATGACCCGCGCCGCACGTCACGCCCTGGAGGACATGGACTTCACCGAGGTGGAGACCCCGACGTTCATCAAGTCCACACCTGAAGGCGCCCGCGATTTCGTGGTGCCGGCTCGCCTGGTGCCCGGTTCCTGGTACGCGCTACCGCAGTCACCGCAGCTGTTGAAACAACTGTTGATGGTGGGCGGTGTTGAACGCTACTTCCAGCTTGCCCGCTGCTATCGCGACGAGGACTTCCGCGCCGACCGTCAGCCCGAGTTCACCCAGCTCGATATGGAAATGAGCTACGTGGATCAGGAAGACGTAATGGCCATGGCCGAAAAGGTCATCGCCGCCATCTGGAAGACCCAAGGTTATGACATCAAGCTGCCGATTGACCGCATCACCTGGCAGGATGCCATGGACAAGTACGGTTCCGACAAGCCCGACCTGCGCTTCGGCAACCCGATCGTCGAGCTCACTGATTACTTCAAGAACACCCCGTTCCGCGTCTTCCAGGCGCCGTACGTCGGCGCCGTGGTCTTCCCCAACGGGGCCGACACCCCGCGTCGTCAGTTCGACGCATGGCAGGAATGGGCGCGCCAGCGTGGCGCCAAGGGTCTCGCCTATGTGCAGTTCACCGGCGACGGCACCCTCAAGGGCCCGGTGGCCAAGAATCTTTCCGACGAAGAGCGCAACGGTCTTAAAGAGGCCGTGGGTGCCAAGGACGGGGATGCGGTGTTCTTCGCCGCGGGCCCGCGAGAATCCTCTCAGCTCTTGCTCGGCGCGGCCCGCGTCGAGATCGCGCGTCGTGCAGGCTTGCTCGACCCGAAGAAATTCGCGTTCACCTGGGTGGTTGACTTCCCGCTCTTCAAGCGCGCCGACGACCCGGACGACGACGATGTGGCGGTGGGCAACTCCAAGTGGACCTCCATGCACCACCCGTTCACCATGCCGAGCGCCGATTGGATCGACAAGTTCGATAAGGATCCGGAGCACGCGATGAGTGACTCCTACGACATCGTCTGTAATGGCGAGGAGATGGGCGGCGGCTCCGTACGTATCCACCGTAACGATATCCAGGAGCGTGTGCTCGACGTGCTGGGCATCGGCGAAGAGGAAGCCCAGGAGAAGTTCGGCTTCCTGCTCGAAGCGTTCAAGTACGGCGCACCGCCCCACGCAGGCATTGCGCTGGGTTGGGACCGCACGGTCTCGATTCTCGCAGGATGCGACACCATCCGCGACGTCATCGCCTTCCCGAAGGCCGGCGGCGGACGCGATCCGCTCACCGGCGCACCGGCCCCGATTTCGGACGCCCAACGTGCCGAGACCGGCGTCGATTATGATCCGGAAGAGGACGAAAACTGA
- a CDS encoding amino acid ABC transporter ATP-binding protein, protein MKTREDNTPDHVMDESHPLVELSHVEKHFGKLHVLKDINLKVNKGEVLVVVGPSGSGKSTMCRTINRLETIDSGTIRIDGQPLPQEGKDLANLRAEVGMVFQQFNLFANKTILQNVTLAPVKVRHMDKKDADDLGMDLLARVGVENQANKMPSQLSGGQQQRVAIARALAMQPKIMLFDEPTSALDPEMVNEVLDVMIKLASEGMTMICVTHEMGFARKAADHIVFMSDGKILEKGTPDEFFDHPKTERAKDFLSKILTH, encoded by the coding sequence ATGAAAACGCGTGAAGACAACACGCCAGATCACGTGATGGACGAGAGCCATCCGTTGGTCGAGCTCTCCCATGTCGAGAAACATTTTGGCAAGCTCCATGTCTTGAAGGATATCAATCTCAAGGTCAACAAAGGCGAAGTGCTCGTCGTCGTTGGGCCTTCCGGTTCCGGCAAATCTACCATGTGTCGTACCATCAATCGTCTAGAGACCATCGATTCCGGCACCATTCGCATTGACGGCCAGCCGCTGCCGCAGGAAGGCAAGGACCTCGCCAACCTGCGCGCCGAAGTCGGCATGGTTTTCCAACAGTTCAATCTCTTCGCAAACAAGACGATTCTGCAGAACGTCACGCTCGCGCCGGTCAAGGTGCGTCACATGGACAAGAAGGATGCTGATGACCTTGGCATGGATCTTCTGGCTCGCGTCGGCGTTGAGAACCAGGCCAATAAGATGCCCTCGCAGCTTTCCGGCGGTCAACAGCAGCGCGTCGCCATCGCCCGCGCCCTGGCCATGCAGCCCAAGATCATGCTTTTCGACGAGCCCACCAGCGCACTCGATCCGGAAATGGTCAATGAAGTGCTTGATGTCATGATCAAGCTTGCGAGCGAAGGCATGACGATGATTTGCGTGACCCACGAAATGGGCTTCGCCCGCAAGGCGGCCGACCACATCGTATTCATGTCCGATGGCAAGATCCTTGAGAAGGGGACGCCGGACGAGTTCTTCGATCATCCCAAGACCGAGCGCGCCAAGGACTTCCTCTCGAAGATTCTCACTCACTGA
- a CDS encoding DUF349 domain-containing protein, which translates to MADEQVTEPQNTNESNAQAAKPAADAQASATSKPVETEAPQAPGAPVATKVDEAAAPAAPEAPKASDTPSAATPAPAKPAPKPHVPSPLAFAKKPAKHPVATPAHTYSEADVKAAEAFGRVDDKGTVYVKEGETEREVGEFPGATNEEALTLYARRYLDLKAKLDLFATRLKAANIKPHEIDESIKTLGEETASPAIVGDIAALKAQYEELKKAGETKKNELAEARKAALEKAIKERTAIVEKAEALANSLGENTNWRSTADKFRSLFEQWQEHQRTSIRIDKPTADALWKRFSAARTTFNQHRRKWAQARDASREETKRVKEEIIKEANEIKDSTDWGATSHQFNELMDRWKAAGRAGRKEDDELWARFREACDVFFNARQADRDQMSSNEKDNLAKKEELLKKAEALVPVADEKAAKKARQALANIQDEWDQIGYVPREDMHRIESRLDAVDNKIKAVEQAAWQKSDPEADARVSSFETQLKAQLDELDAKIAAESDPAKKSKLESEKATKEQWLNAVK; encoded by the coding sequence ATGGCCGACGAACAAGTCACTGAACCCCAAAACACCAATGAATCCAACGCACAGGCAGCGAAGCCTGCCGCGGACGCACAGGCCAGCGCCACGTCCAAACCCGTCGAGACGGAAGCACCGCAAGCTCCAGGTGCACCCGTTGCAACCAAGGTTGACGAAGCGGCTGCACCTGCCGCTCCGGAAGCGCCCAAGGCTAGCGACACGCCGAGCGCAGCGACACCTGCTCCGGCTAAGCCCGCGCCAAAACCGCATGTCCCCTCCCCTTTGGCTTTTGCCAAGAAACCGGCAAAGCACCCGGTCGCTACCCCTGCTCATACATACTCCGAGGCCGATGTGAAGGCCGCCGAAGCCTTCGGCCGTGTCGACGACAAAGGCACCGTTTATGTCAAGGAAGGCGAAACCGAACGCGAGGTCGGCGAATTCCCGGGCGCCACGAACGAGGAAGCGTTGACGCTTTACGCACGTCGCTATCTTGATCTCAAAGCCAAGCTCGACCTGTTCGCCACGCGCCTTAAGGCAGCGAACATTAAGCCTCATGAGATCGACGAATCCATCAAGACACTTGGCGAGGAAACAGCCAGCCCTGCTATTGTCGGCGATATCGCAGCCCTCAAGGCGCAGTATGAAGAGCTGAAGAAGGCCGGTGAAACCAAGAAGAACGAACTCGCCGAGGCTCGTAAGGCTGCACTCGAGAAGGCCATCAAGGAGCGCACAGCCATTGTCGAGAAGGCAGAGGCACTGGCAAATTCGCTGGGAGAGAACACGAATTGGCGTTCCACTGCCGACAAGTTCCGTTCGCTCTTCGAGCAATGGCAGGAGCATCAGCGTACCAGCATTCGTATCGACAAACCAACTGCCGACGCGCTCTGGAAGCGCTTCTCCGCCGCTCGCACCACCTTCAACCAGCACCGCCGCAAGTGGGCTCAGGCCCGCGATGCCTCCCGCGAAGAGACCAAGCGCGTGAAGGAAGAGATCATCAAGGAAGCCAACGAGATCAAGGACTCGACCGACTGGGGCGCCACCTCGCACCAGTTCAATGAGCTCATGGACCGCTGGAAGGCCGCCGGCCGCGCCGGCCGCAAGGAGGACGACGAACTGTGGGCCCGCTTCCGCGAAGCTTGCGATGTCTTCTTCAACGCGCGTCAAGCCGACCGTGACCAGATGAGCTCCAACGAGAAGGACAACCTTGCCAAGAAAGAAGAGCTGTTGAAGAAGGCCGAAGCGCTCGTTCCTGTCGCCGACGAAAAGGCTGCCAAGAAGGCTCGTCAGGCCCTGGCCAACATTCAGGACGAATGGGATCAGATCGGCTACGTGCCTCGTGAGGACATGCACCGCATCGAAAGCCGTCTCGACGCTGTGGACAACAAGATCAAGGCCGTCGAACAGGCAGCTTGGCAGAAGAGCGATCCCGAGGCCGACGCCCGAGTCTCCAGCTTCGAGACCCAGTTGAAGGCCCAACTCGACGAGCTCGATGCCAAGATCGCCGCCGAGTCCGATCCGGCCAAGAAGTCCAAGCTCGAGTCCGAAAAGGCCACCAAGGAGCAATGGCTCAACGCCGTGAAGTAG
- the hisS gene encoding histidine--tRNA ligase yields the protein MAKGASISGFPEWLPEERVVEQRVIDTVRKVFELNGFIGIETRAVEEGSSLLKKGETSKEIYLLSRLQEVGHESDTPIERRLGLHFDLTVPLSRYVVEHSGQLTFPFKRWQIQKVWRGERPQEGRFREFVQADIDVIGNGELEDHYEVELPLVMVQALEELRKFGLPKATVHANNRKLSEGFYRGLGLTDVEGVLREIDKLDKIGGDEVVKLLVSECGADEAQAHACLELAELTAKDGKELLEKFDELCAGHGISQDTDAYKLAREGLDTLAMIVDEAAITRPGSVIADLKIARGLDYYTGSVYETFLDGASELGSICSGGRYDNLASQGNKKYPGVGLSIGLSRLVSYMLHTAGAHASRVSPAAVMVAVWNEDDRLDCNHIAAALRARGIAADVAPKAAKLGKQIKYADKLGIPYVWFPADASGDGEGSDHDEVKNIITGEQVPADAKSWQPDTLYAQQTVSLDK from the coding sequence ATGGCAAAAGGCGCATCAATATCAGGATTTCCGGAATGGCTACCCGAAGAAAGGGTGGTCGAACAGCGTGTCATCGACACGGTTCGCAAGGTTTTTGAACTCAACGGATTCATCGGAATCGAGACCAGAGCAGTAGAGGAAGGCTCGAGTCTCTTGAAAAAGGGAGAGACCAGCAAAGAGATTTATTTGCTTTCTCGTTTGCAGGAGGTCGGCCACGAATCCGACACGCCCATAGAGCGTCGTTTAGGGCTGCATTTCGATTTGACGGTTCCGCTGAGCCGTTATGTGGTCGAGCATTCCGGCCAGCTTACCTTCCCGTTTAAGCGTTGGCAGATTCAGAAAGTCTGGCGTGGCGAGCGTCCGCAGGAAGGCCGCTTCCGTGAGTTCGTCCAGGCCGATATCGATGTCATCGGCAACGGTGAGCTTGAAGACCACTACGAGGTCGAGCTGCCGTTGGTCATGGTGCAGGCACTTGAGGAACTGCGCAAGTTCGGCCTTCCAAAGGCCACCGTACACGCCAACAACCGCAAGCTTTCCGAGGGCTTCTATCGAGGGCTCGGTTTGACTGACGTCGAAGGCGTGTTGCGTGAAATCGACAAGCTCGACAAAATCGGTGGCGACGAAGTGGTGAAGCTTCTGGTCAGCGAATGTGGCGCCGATGAGGCCCAGGCTCATGCTTGCCTCGAGCTGGCGGAACTCACGGCCAAGGACGGTAAGGAACTGCTTGAGAAGTTCGATGAACTGTGCGCTGGTCACGGCATTTCCCAAGATACGGATGCATACAAGCTTGCCCGCGAAGGCCTTGACACGCTGGCGATGATTGTCGATGAAGCGGCCATCACCCGTCCCGGTTCCGTCATCGCGGATTTGAAGATTGCTCGCGGTCTTGATTATTATACCGGTTCAGTCTATGAGACGTTCCTCGACGGTGCCTCGGAGCTTGGTTCCATCTGCTCTGGCGGACGTTACGACAACCTCGCTTCACAAGGCAATAAGAAGTATCCCGGTGTGGGGCTATCTATCGGTCTTTCCCGTTTGGTCTCTTATATGCTGCATACCGCCGGTGCGCATGCTTCCCGTGTTTCCCCAGCAGCCGTTATGGTTGCCGTCTGGAACGAAGACGATCGTCTGGATTGCAACCACATCGCCGCTGCTCTGCGTGCGCGCGGTATCGCCGCCGACGTGGCACCGAAGGCCGCGAAACTCGGTAAGCAGATAAAATACGCCGACAAACTTGGTATTCCCTATGTCTGGTTCCCGGCGGACGCTTCCGGTGACGGCGAAGGCAGTGACCACGACGAGGTGAAGAACATCATCACCGGCGAGCAGGTTCCCGCCGATGCCAAGTCATGGCAACCCGATACGCTGTATGCTCAGCAAACCGTCTCTTTGGACAAGTAA